AGCGAACGGCTCGGGCGAGGTGGCCGTCGCCAACGTGCGCTTCAAGCGCGGCGGCAAGCCCAATGCGCAATGCCCGGACTACCGCACCGTCTCCGTCACGCCGGAACCGCTCAACGAGCCGTGGTCGCTGGACTGGTGGATGCCGCGCCACGAGCAGAAGCTCAAGGAGGTCGCGCAGCGCCGCGCCACCGGCACCATGCCCGAACTGGTGTTCGTCGGCGACTCCATCACGCAGGGCTGGGAAAAGGCGGGCAAGGAGGAGTGGGAGCGCCGCTATGCGCGCCATCACGCGCTGAACCTGGGCTACAGCGGCGACCGCACCGAGAACATCCTGTGGCGGCTGCGGCACGGCGAGGTCGATGGCCTCACGCCCAAGGTCGTGGTGCTGATGGCCGGCACCAACAATACGGGCCACCGCCAGGAGGACCCGGCCACCACGGCCGCCGGCCTGGGCCAGGTCGTGGCCGAACTGCGCCAGCGCATGCCCGATGCCAAGGTGCTCGTGCTGGGCATCTTTCCGCGCGACGCGCAGCCGGACAGCCGCCAGCGCCGCATCAACGACGACGTCAACCGCCGCATTGCCGGCTTGGCCGACAACCGTCACGTGTTCTACCACGACGTTTCCGCCGCGTTCCTGGACGCCGACGGCGAGCTGCCGACCGACGTGATGCCGGACCTGCTGCACCCGAACGCGCGCGGCTACGCGCTGTGGGCCGAAGCCATGGAGCCCGTGCTGCAAAAGCTCCTCGGCGGCTACCGCTGGGACAGCGTCGCCATCGGCGGTGGCGGCTTCGTCACGGCCGTGGTTCCCAGCCCGTCCGAGCGCGGCGTGGCGTACGCCCGCACGGACGTGGGCGGTGCCTACCGCTGGGACGGCCAGACGGCGCGCTGGACCGCGCTGCAGGACTGGGTGGACGAGGACCAGACGGGCCTGCTGGGCGTCGACGCGCTGGCGGTCGATCCGCACGACGCGGCCAGGGTCTACCTGCTGGCGGGGATCGCCTACCTGAACGGCGGCCGCACTGCCGTGCTGCGCTCGCACGACTACGGCAAAACGTTTGCCGTGACCGACGTCAGCGCGCAGTTCAAGACCCATGGCAACGGCATGGGGCGGCAGAACGGCGAGCGCCTCGCCGTCGATCCGCACGACGGCAACGTGCTGTACGTGGGCACGCGTGCCGACGGCCTGTTCCGCAGCGCCGACGCGGGCGCCACCTGGCGCCGGCTCGACGGGTTGGACGTGCGCGCCACGCCCAACGGCGTCGGGATCGCCTTCGTGCTGCCCGATCCCGCCTCGCGCCGGCTGTACGTGGGCGTGTCGCGCTACGGCAGCGTGGGGCCGCACCTGTATCGCAGCGACGACGGTGGACGCACGTTCGCGCCGCTGCCCGGCACGCCGCGTGACCTGATGCCGCACCGGGCCGCGCTGGACGGGCAGGGCAACCTGTTCGTCACGTTTGCCAACGGCGCCGGGCCGCATCCGGACAAGCAAGGCGCCGAACCGGTCAACCGCGGCGGCGTGTGGAAGTACGCCGGCGCGGCCGGCACGTGGCAGGAGGTCACGCCGCGCGGTGCCCGCAGCGCCTTTTCCGGCATCGCCATCGACCGCAACGACCCGCGCCGCATGCTGGTCTCGACCATCAATACGTTCGTGCCGCAGGGCGATCCCGCACTGGGCGAGAAGGGCGACCGCATCTACCTGTCGCGCGATGGCGGCGCCAGCTGGACCGACCTGGTCGCGCGCGGCATCGCCCGCGACAGCGCCGGCATCGACTGGATCCGCGGCCATGGCATCCACTGGACTGGTTCGATCGCGTTCGACCCGTTCGACGGGCGGGCGGCCTGGGTCACGTCCGGCAACGGCGTGTTCCATACCAGGGACCTGGACGCCACGCCCACCACGTGGCGTTTTGCCGTGCAGGGCATGGAAGAGACGGTGCCCCTCAATTTTGTCAGCGTCCCGGGCGGTCCCGCGATCTCGGTGGTCGGCGACGTGGACGGCTTCGTCCACCGCGACCCGGGCCGCTACAGCCCCACGCACCAGCCGCGCATGGGCACCACGTTCGGGCTCGCGCTGGCCGGCGGACGCGCCGCCGTGCTGGCCCGGGCCGGCGCGCGGGTCTATACGAGCATCGACGGCGGGGTGAGCTGGCAGGCTGCGCCCGTCGTGAAGGGAAAGAACGGCCAGCTGGCGCTGTCGGCCGACGGCACGGTGCTGCTGCACAGCCCCGCGCAGGCGGCGACGACCTGGCGCAGCACGGACCTGGGCAAGAGCTGGGCGGCCGTCGCGGGGCTGGCCGGCGCCGATACCCGGCCGGTGGCCGATCCGGTCGACCCGCTGCGCTTCTACGCCTACCAGGATGGCACGTTCCACGTCAGCAGCGACGGCGGCAAGTCGTTCGCCCAAGCCGCGCAGCTGCCGGCGGGTGGCTCCAACGTCGTCGGCGTGATGCCCGGGCGCGCCGGCGACGTGTGGGTGGCGCTGCGCGATGGCGGGCTGGCCCGCTCGACGGATGGCGGCAAGACCTTTGCGACGCTGGCCGGCATTGCCTACGCGGGCGCAGTGGGCTTCGGCAAGGCGGCGGACGGCGCCTCCGATCCCACCGTCTACCTGTGGGGGACGCATGGCGGCCGGCGCGGCGTGTACCGTTCTACGGACGCTGGCGCAAGCTGGCAACGTATCAACGACGACGCCCACCAGTACGGCGGCCCGGGCGACGGCCGCTTCATCGTGGGCGACATGAACGTGTTCGGGCGCGTCTACATGAGCACTGCCGGACGCGGCATCGCCTACGGCCAGCCGGCGGACGTGCTGTGACGGCCCGCTTGCTGGCGCTGGCCGCACTGCTGGCGGCGGGGCAGGTGCTGGCGGCGCCCGAGCTGGCCCTGCGCTACGAGCGGCCCGCCGCCGAGACGGCCGAAGGCTGGGAGCGCGAGGCGCTGCCGGTCGGGAACGGCCGCATCGGCGCGATGGTGTTCGGCCAGCCGGGCCGGGAGCACCTGGCCTTCAACGACATCACCCTGTGGACGGGCGACAGCAAGACGATGGGCGCGTTCCAGCCGTTCGGCGACCTGCTGGTGGACCTGCCCGGCCATGAGCGGGCGACGGATTACCGGCGCACGCTGGACCTGGCGCGCGCGCTGCATACCGTCGGCTACACCCACGCGGGGGTGCGCTACACGCGCGAGGTGCTGGCCAGCCATCCGGCCGACGTCATCGTCGTGCGCCTGACGGCGGACCGGCCGGGCGCCCACAGCGGCACGGTGCGCCTGACCGACATGCACAGCGCCCACGTGCGCGTGGCCGGCAACCGGCTCTACGCGACGGGATCGCTGGCCGGCTTCGTGGTGACGCCGCAACTGGGCAACCAGTGGACGCCGCCGCACCAGCCGCCATCGAGCAATGCGATGGACTACGCCAGCCAGGTGCAGGTGCTGCATGCCGGCGGCACCGCGACGATGGATGGCGACAGCGTACGGTTCAAGGACTGCGACAGCGTCACGCTGGTGCTGGGCGCCGGCACCAGCTACGTGCGCGATGCCGGCCGCCGTTTCCAGGGCGAGCATCCGTTGGCGCGGGTGACGGCGCAGGTGACGCGGGCGGCGGCGCAAGGTTGGGACTCGCTGCTGGCCGCCCACGAGCGCGACTACCGGGCGCTGTTTGACCGCGTCGACCTGGACGTCGGCACTGCCGCGCCGGAACGCCGCGCGCTGCCGACCGACCGCCGCATCGAAGCCTACACGGCGCACGGCCAGGACCCGGAACTGGAGGCGCAACTGTTCCAGTTCGGCCGCTACCTGCTGATCGCCAGCTCGCGCGGGCCGTTGCCGGCCAACCTGCAAGGCCTGTGGAACAACAGCCTGACGCCGCCGTGGAACGCGGACTACCACACCAACATCAATCTCCAGATGAATTACTGGCCGGCCGAGACGGCCAACCTGTCCGAACTGGCCGAACCGCTGTTCGGCTTCGTGCAGGCGCTGGTGCCGGCCTATCGCCAACTGGTCGCGGACAGCGCGCGCCACGGCCCGCCGCCGTCGAATGCCGGGGATGCCAGCCAGCAGGCGGAGGCCGAGCCGGTCGAAACGTTCCGCCGCGCCGACGGCCGCCCCGTGCGCGGGTGGACGGTGCGGACGGAATCGAACCCGTTCGGCTACACGGGCTTTCGCTGGAACAAGACGGCCAACGCGTGGTATGCGCAGCATTTCTGGGAGCACTACGCCTTCACGCAGGACCGCGCGTTCCTGCGCGCCACGGCCTATCCCTTGATGAAGGAAGTGAGCCAGTTCTGGCTGGACTACCTGAAACGGCTGCCGGACGGGCGCCTGGTGGCGCCGCACGGCTGGTCGCCCGAGCACGGGCCCGTCGAGGACGGCATCGCCTACGACCAGCAACTGGTGTGGGACGTGTTCGACAACACGGCGCGGGCCGCGCGCATCCTGGGCGACGCGGCGTTCGCGCGGCAGGTGGCGGCCGCCCGCGACCGCCTGGCCGGGCCACGGGTGGGCAGCTGGGGCCAGTTGCTGGAGTGGCTGGAGGAGAAGCGCGACCCCGTGCTGGACACGCCACGGGACACGCACCGGCACGTGTCGCACCTGTTCGGCGTATTCCCCGGCCGGCAGATCACGCCGCTGCGCACGCCGGCGCTGGCGGCGGCCGCGCGCAAGTCGCTGGACGCACGTGGCGATGCGGGAACGGGCTGGTCGATGGCGTGGAAGATGGCGTTCTGGGCCCGGCTGCACGACGGCGAGCGCGCCCACACGATGCTGCGCGGGCTGCTGGCCAAGCCGGGCGCGCGCGCCGCCGCGCAGGCATCGCAGGGGACGGAGCACAACAACGCTGGCGGCGTCTATCCGAACCTGCTCGATGCCCACCCGCCGTTCCAGATCGACGGCAATTTCGGCGCCACCGCCGCCATCGTCGAGATGCTGGTGCAATCGCATGACGGCGCCATCGACCTGCTGCCTGCGCTGCCCGCCGCCTGGCCGGACGGCGCCGTGCGCGGACTGCGGGCACGGGGCGGGTACGAGGTCGATATCGCCTGGGCCGGCGGCAAGCTGACGGTGGCCACGATCCGCGCGGTCGTGGGGCCGGCACGCACGGTGCTGGTGCGCCATGGCGGCCGCAGCACGCGGCTGTCGATCACACCGGGGACGGCGTCCCGAATATTCGGAGCCGATGAATAAAACCAGGGTCAGTCCCCTGCGGGGACAGACCCTCAGCCTGGAGCGTCAGTGGCGATCCCGCGGCGTATCAAGGCTTGGGGTCTGTCCCTCCGGGACTGACCCCGGTTTCCTTCCGCGGCGCGGTATCGCCGCCCGGTGAAATATCGTTTCAAGCTTTGGTGAATTTCGCAATTGCCGCATGCAAGCCGCGAACACACAATATTGCGCACAACAGCAGGTTCGTAACGAATAAAACGAGGAGACGCTTTGAAACAGTTCAAGCTGACCGCGATCGCGCTGGCTGCCGCGCAGATCGCCATGATGTCGCAGGGCGCCCAGGCCCAGACCACCGCACCGGCCCCCGCGGCCGACGCCCCCGTCACCGTCGTCGTCACGGGCCAGCGCGGTTCGCTCGAATCGGCGCAGAAGATCAAGCAGGACTCGGACGAAATCGTCGACTCCATCGTGGCCGAGGACATCGGCAAGCTGCCCGACCGCTCCGTGACGGAAGTGCTGCAGCGCGTGGTCGGCGTGACCATCGACCGCACCATGAGCCGGGGCGATCCCGAGCACTATTCGGTGGAAGGTTCGGGCGTGTCGATCCGCGGCCTGTCGCTGGTGCGTTCGGAGCTGAACGGACGCGACTCGTTCTCCGCCAACGGCGGGCGCTCGCTGAACTTCGAGGACGTGCCGCCCGAGCTGATGGCGGGCCTGGACGTCTACAAGAACCCGTCCGCCGAGCAGATCGAAGGCGGCATCGGCGGCCTGGTCAACCTGCGCACGGCGCTGCCGTTCGACTTCAAGGGCGCCAAGGTCGGCATCTCGGCGCAGTCCACCTACTCCGAACTGCGCAAGGGCAAGTGGTCGCCGTCCGGTTCCGCGCTGCTGTCGAACCGCTGGAAGACCGGCATCGGCGAAGTGGGCGCGCTGTTCGACTACGCCTACTCGGAAAGCGGCACCCGCACGGACGGCTTCCAGGTCGAGCCCTACTATCCCCGCAACGACATCGAACCGGGACGCACCGTCTGGGTACCGAAGGGCACGCAGTGGCGCACGCTGAACTTCGACCGCAAGCGCCAGGGCCTGTACGGCGCGCTGCAGTGGAAGGCCAACGCCGACCTGCGCTCGCACCTGACCTACTTCAAGTCGAAGTACGAAATGCAGTGGGACGAGCAGGCGCTGTTTGCCGCCTCGAACCCCTACAACATCGGCCTGCGCCCCGGCGCCACTTACAGCCCGGCGGGCGCGCTGTTGACGGGCACGATGTACGACCGTGTCGACGCCGGCATCAACTTCGGCGACGACACCCGCATCGCCACGCGCAAATCCGACACCACCGACCTTTCCTGGAACGTGACGTGGCGCGCCAACGAGCGCTGGTCGTTCACCTCCGACCTGCAGCGCATCAAGGCAACGACCCGCGGCCTGGACTCCACCGTCGCGACCGGCGTGCAGATGCCGGAACAGCAGATCGACCTGTCGGGCAACGTGCCGAACCTGATCTTCACGGACGCCCAGCGCGCCTACCTGGCCAATCCGAACAGCTACTACTGGGCCTTCACCCAGGAGCACATGGACCGCAGCGAGGCGGTGTCGAAGGCCTGGAAGGGCGACGCCAAGTACACGTTCGACCACCCCGTGCTGCGCGACCTGCGCTTCGGCGTGCGCTTCACCAAGCGCGATTCGCTCAACGAGAACTCGAACCCCGACTACAACTGGTCGCCGATCTCGCAGACCTGGCAGCTGGGGAACAACATCGACAACCTGGCCTGGCTGGCCGACCCGCGCTTCTCCGGCGCCACCCACCTGACGACGTTCCCCAATTTCTTCAACGGCAAGGCCAACGTGCCGGCGCTGGTGTTCCCCGACACGTCGTGGGCCACCGGTTTCCCCGGCTCCTACGCGGCGCTGCACGAGTTCCACAACATCCTCTGCGCCGAGCGCGCGGCCAGGACGGGCCAGGCGCAGAACTGCGCCACCTGGACGCCGGCCAAGTTCGGCGGCAACCCGGCCGGCATCAACGAGCAGTCGGAAAAGACCAAGGCACTCTTCACCCAACTGCGCTTCGGCTTCGACGACTGGAAGTACCCGGTCGACGGCAACGTGGGCGTGCGCTACGTGAAGACGGAGATGGAAGCGCGCGGCTACACGAACTTCACGCCGCCCAGCGTCACCATCCTGCCTGGGAACACCGTGACGGGACCGGCCGTGCCAATCATCCCGGCCTTCTCGGCCGCGCAGGCCTACGCCAACTCGTACCACAACGTGCTGCCCAGCCTGAACCTGCGCCTGAAGGCCCGCGACGACCTGCAGTTCCGCTTCGCGCTGTCGAAGGCGATGTCGCGGCCCGACTTCAAGGACCTGCAGGGCTATGCCCAGCTGACCCAGGACATCAAGCTGACCAACTTCATCCTGGAAAACCGCACGGTCGTCGACAGCATGACCCTGACGGGCGAAGGCAAGGGCAATCCGCTGCTGCGTCCCACCACGGCCACGCAGTTCGACGTGACGGCCGAGTGGTACTTCGGCCGCGGCAGCTCACTGACGGTCGCGCTGTTCAACAAGCGGCTGAAGGACGTCATCGTCCAGCAAAGCTACGACTACCGCATCCCGGACGTCAACGGCACGCCGCAGAACTTCACCGTGACGGGTCCCGTCAACGGTGCCCGCGGCCGCGCCACTGGCGTGGAGATCGCCTACCAGCAGTACTTCGACAAGCTGCCCGGCGCGCTGTCCGGCCTGGGCGTGCAGGTCAACTACACGTTCGTCGACAGCAGCACGAAACCGTACCGGCCCACCTTCTCGGCCTACTGCTCGGGCGGCAATACGGCGGCCAACCTGAACCTGAACCAGAACGGCTGCGATACGGACGGCCGCGGCTTCGGCAACCTGCCGCTGCAATACCTGTCGCGCAACTCGTACAACCTGGCGCTACTGTACGACAAGGGTCCCTGGTCGGCCCGCCTGGCCTGGAGCTGGCGGTCGAAGAACCTGCAAGGCATCAACGTCAACGGCACCAAGGGCGGCGACGGCGTCGATTCCAATCCCGCCAGCCCGACGTTCGGCCAGCACAACGTGGGCTGGGCGCTG
This is a stretch of genomic DNA from Pseudoduganella chitinolytica. It encodes these proteins:
- a CDS encoding glycoside hydrolase family 95 protein; the encoded protein is MTARLLALAALLAAGQVLAAPELALRYERPAAETAEGWEREALPVGNGRIGAMVFGQPGREHLAFNDITLWTGDSKTMGAFQPFGDLLVDLPGHERATDYRRTLDLARALHTVGYTHAGVRYTREVLASHPADVIVVRLTADRPGAHSGTVRLTDMHSAHVRVAGNRLYATGSLAGFVVTPQLGNQWTPPHQPPSSNAMDYASQVQVLHAGGTATMDGDSVRFKDCDSVTLVLGAGTSYVRDAGRRFQGEHPLARVTAQVTRAAAQGWDSLLAAHERDYRALFDRVDLDVGTAAPERRALPTDRRIEAYTAHGQDPELEAQLFQFGRYLLIASSRGPLPANLQGLWNNSLTPPWNADYHTNINLQMNYWPAETANLSELAEPLFGFVQALVPAYRQLVADSARHGPPPSNAGDASQQAEAEPVETFRRADGRPVRGWTVRTESNPFGYTGFRWNKTANAWYAQHFWEHYAFTQDRAFLRATAYPLMKEVSQFWLDYLKRLPDGRLVAPHGWSPEHGPVEDGIAYDQQLVWDVFDNTARAARILGDAAFARQVAAARDRLAGPRVGSWGQLLEWLEEKRDPVLDTPRDTHRHVSHLFGVFPGRQITPLRTPALAAAARKSLDARGDAGTGWSMAWKMAFWARLHDGERAHTMLRGLLAKPGARAAAQASQGTEHNNAGGVYPNLLDAHPPFQIDGNFGATAAIVEMLVQSHDGAIDLLPALPAAWPDGAVRGLRARGGYEVDIAWAGGKLTVATIRAVVGPARTVLVRHGGRSTRLSITPGTASRIFGADE
- a CDS encoding GDSL-type esterase/lipase family protein: MPRIFPALLVAFAASTAHAAPADLTVYDGKPARGWHVTAAHSEGQAVLRGRSAVVPPNPKQPEAVVRADAVKAGKRDALVLKFRDTWYASLRIEGDEQGDAGARDLRPYAPDGVLAFDLDVREMSKGGIYFQLGCGEDCERKVPYVLQSRAAAGKGWRHLEFPLGCFQRKGDDFSAIRRPFSIEANGSGEVAVANVRFKRGGKPNAQCPDYRTVSVTPEPLNEPWSLDWWMPRHEQKLKEVAQRRATGTMPELVFVGDSITQGWEKAGKEEWERRYARHHALNLGYSGDRTENILWRLRHGEVDGLTPKVVVLMAGTNNTGHRQEDPATTAAGLGQVVAELRQRMPDAKVLVLGIFPRDAQPDSRQRRINDDVNRRIAGLADNRHVFYHDVSAAFLDADGELPTDVMPDLLHPNARGYALWAEAMEPVLQKLLGGYRWDSVAIGGGGFVTAVVPSPSERGVAYARTDVGGAYRWDGQTARWTALQDWVDEDQTGLLGVDALAVDPHDAARVYLLAGIAYLNGGRTAVLRSHDYGKTFAVTDVSAQFKTHGNGMGRQNGERLAVDPHDGNVLYVGTRADGLFRSADAGATWRRLDGLDVRATPNGVGIAFVLPDPASRRLYVGVSRYGSVGPHLYRSDDGGRTFAPLPGTPRDLMPHRAALDGQGNLFVTFANGAGPHPDKQGAEPVNRGGVWKYAGAAGTWQEVTPRGARSAFSGIAIDRNDPRRMLVSTINTFVPQGDPALGEKGDRIYLSRDGGASWTDLVARGIARDSAGIDWIRGHGIHWTGSIAFDPFDGRAAWVTSGNGVFHTRDLDATPTTWRFAVQGMEETVPLNFVSVPGGPAISVVGDVDGFVHRDPGRYSPTHQPRMGTTFGLALAGGRAAVLARAGARVYTSIDGGVSWQAAPVVKGKNGQLALSADGTVLLHSPAQAATTWRSTDLGKSWAAVAGLAGADTRPVADPVDPLRFYAYQDGTFHVSSDGGKSFAQAAQLPAGGSNVVGVMPGRAGDVWVALRDGGLARSTDGGKTFATLAGIAYAGAVGFGKAADGASDPTVYLWGTHGGRRGVYRSTDAGASWQRINDDAHQYGGPGDGRFIVGDMNVFGRVYMSTAGRGIAYGQPADVL
- a CDS encoding TonB-dependent receptor — protein: MKQFKLTAIALAAAQIAMMSQGAQAQTTAPAPAADAPVTVVVTGQRGSLESAQKIKQDSDEIVDSIVAEDIGKLPDRSVTEVLQRVVGVTIDRTMSRGDPEHYSVEGSGVSIRGLSLVRSELNGRDSFSANGGRSLNFEDVPPELMAGLDVYKNPSAEQIEGGIGGLVNLRTALPFDFKGAKVGISAQSTYSELRKGKWSPSGSALLSNRWKTGIGEVGALFDYAYSESGTRTDGFQVEPYYPRNDIEPGRTVWVPKGTQWRTLNFDRKRQGLYGALQWKANADLRSHLTYFKSKYEMQWDEQALFAASNPYNIGLRPGATYSPAGALLTGTMYDRVDAGINFGDDTRIATRKSDTTDLSWNVTWRANERWSFTSDLQRIKATTRGLDSTVATGVQMPEQQIDLSGNVPNLIFTDAQRAYLANPNSYYWAFTQEHMDRSEAVSKAWKGDAKYTFDHPVLRDLRFGVRFTKRDSLNENSNPDYNWSPISQTWQLGNNIDNLAWLADPRFSGATHLTTFPNFFNGKANVPALVFPDTSWATGFPGSYAALHEFHNILCAERAARTGQAQNCATWTPAKFGGNPAGINEQSEKTKALFTQLRFGFDDWKYPVDGNVGVRYVKTEMEARGYTNFTPPSVTILPGNTVTGPAVPIIPAFSAAQAYANSYHNVLPSLNLRLKARDDLQFRFALSKAMSRPDFKDLQGYAQLTQDIKLTNFILENRTVVDSMTLTGEGKGNPLLRPTTATQFDVTAEWYFGRGSSLTVALFNKRLKDVIVQQSYDYRIPDVNGTPQNFTVTGPVNGARGRATGVEIAYQQYFDKLPGALSGLGVQVNYTFVDSSTKPYRPTFSAYCSGGNTAANLNLNQNGCDTDGRGFGNLPLQYLSRNSYNLALLYDKGPWSARLAWSWRSKNLQGINVNGTKGGDGVDSNPASPTFGQHNVGWALPLWSDDYGQLDGSLSYQINERVSIGLEAQNLTDAKAKQLMQQGIGMMGRAWFVSGPRYTAQLRYSF